A DNA window from Macrobrachium rosenbergii isolate ZJJX-2024 chromosome 41, ASM4041242v1, whole genome shotgun sequence contains the following coding sequences:
- the LOC136827243 gene encoding peptidyl-prolyl cis-trans isomerase G-like: MRTSPKHDQRKQNLKITGNDIHKQFLQKQGGLLSRFRSRDASKSLKKQQDLLSRSHSRDASKSLEKQQDLLSKSHSRDASKSLKKHQDLLSRLPTRDASKSLKKQQDLLSRFRSRDASRPSTSRFRSRDASKSLKKQDFLSRFHSRDASKSLKKQQDLLSRFRSRDASKSLKKQQDLLSRFRSRDASKSLKKQQDLLSRFRSRDASKSKTAIPTRDDHVMSSKLVSASSSSC, encoded by the coding sequence ATGAGAACAAGTCCCAAACATGACCAGCGAAAACAAAACCTAAAGATAACAGGGAACGACATTCACAAGCAATTCTTGCAAAAACAAGGAGGTCTCCTCTCTAGATTTCGTAGCAGAGACGCAAGCAAATCTCTCAAGAAACAGCAAGATCTCCTGTCGAGATCTCATAGCAGAGACGCAAGCAAATCTCTCGAGAAACAACAAGATCTCCTGTCAAAATCTCATAGCAGAGACGCAAGCAAATCTCTCAAGAAACATCAAGATCTCCTCTCTAGACTTCCTACCAGAGACGCAAGCAAATCTCTCAAGAAACAGCAAGATCTCCTCTCAAGATTTCGTAGCAGAGACGCAAGCAGACCTTCCACCTCAAGATTTCGTAGCAGAGACGCAAGCAAATCTCTCAAAAAACAAGATTTCCTCTCAAGATTTCATAGCAGGGACGCAAGCAAATCTCTCAAGAAACAACAAGATCTCCTCTCAAGATTTCGTAGCAGAGACGCAAGCAAATCTCTCAAGAAACAACAAGATCTCCTCTCAAGATTTCGTAGCAGAGACGCAAGCAAATCTCTCAAGAAACAACAAGATCTCCTCTCTAGATTCCGTAGCAGAGACGCAAGCAAATCGAAAACCGCCATTCCCACCCGTGATGACCACGTAATGTCAAGCAAGCTCGTTTcagcgtcttcttcttcttgctaa